The genomic segment ATCAGGTTTCGCACCTGACCGACGCTGACTCTTTCGCAGAGACAGATCATGGCATCATCCATCAATTTATCAGGGAGGATCGTTTCCGGCAGAGCAAGAGAGACACTTTCTTTCTGGATGCGGAAGGATGCCACTGGTTTGGCTATGGCGGAGGGAACGGATACTTTGATCAACTGAGTGTGCTGCGCCTTGATATCCAGAACCGCGCTAACTTCATATTTCCCAAATGAATTGCCTTCGATATCGACGAGATCGATCATGTCGCCTTTGAGAGCCGGAATATTGCTTACTTCATAAGGAATCGTTACCGTCGGATTGGCAGAATCCTTGCGATAGTCCACCAGAGTGATCGCCAAACCGGGACAGATGAGCAGGCATTTGAAACAGCCGATGCATGATCCTTGGTAAAGCGGAACCGCCATCAGACCTCCGTCTTCGGTCGCAATCGAATTGGTGGGGCAAACCGTGGTGCAGGGATTGCAGGGAATCTCCTGAAGGCAATGGATGATGGGAAAAACTCCCTCTTCACCGGGATGGTTTTGATAGCCCTTGACGATGCCGGGATGGGATTTGAGGATATCCGCTTTGGCATACCAATCCTGCGGAACGTCCTCGATTTCTTTGATTCCGGAAAGCGCGTCTTGGGCGATTTTCAAACCCGAAATCTTGCCGTTGAACATTGCGGACGAGGCTTCCGCGATCTCTAATGCATCTCCGGCAGAATAGACAGGGATGCCCGCTTGTTCAGCTTCGATGGTGAATTCGGAGAGGGAGTCCAAACCAACGGCGATCAGGATGGTGTCGCATGAAAAAGACATTTCCGTCCCCGGTAGGGCTTTGAACTGCTTGTCCACTTCCGCGATGGTGATGCCTTCGACCGTCTCTCCTCCATTGGCGCAAAGGATGCTGTGGGAAGTGTAGATCGGCACTCCAAGGCGCTTAAGCTTGTCCGCGTGAACTTTGTAGCCTCCGCACTCGGGCATCGCCTCCGCCAAACCGACCACTTCGATGCCGGCTTGCAAAGCGTGGTAACCAGCTATCAGTCCTACATTTCCGCCGCCGATGATGAAAAGCCGATCGGTGGGGCGGATGAGATCCCGGTTCACAAGCGTCTGAAATGCTCCGGCACCATAGATGCGGGCAAGGTTGTTTCCCGGAAAGCGCAGAAACTTCTCTCTGGCTCCGGCGGCGTTGAGGATGCGTTTGGGGCTTACTATCTTATAGATTCCGTCCTTGAGGATGCCGACTTTTTTGTCGCTAAATACGAAAAGAGCGGTGCTATTCAGCCAGATCTTGACACTGGATTGTTTTTCAACTTCAGCAGCGAGCAATTCGCCGATGTCGTGTCCCCGGGTTCCGGCATTGCTATCTTCCTCGGAGCCAAAGAACTTATGGGTTTGGAGAACCAGCTTGCCGCCGAGACGGTGCTTGTCATCGATCAAAAGTGTGTCGATATCGTGTTTGCCGAGTTCGATGGCAG from the Candidatus Cloacimonadaceae bacterium genome contains:
- a CDS encoding FAD-dependent oxidoreductase; amino-acid sequence: METKRLDIHPILTIPHSAEIAFRFNGEELIAKKGEMISSALIANGISVFGHHHKDGSAQGIFCANGQCAKCTVIADGIPIKSCMTEVQSGMEVRSADGLPELPDSAYVKGRTPIEQLETDVLIIGGGPSGLAAAIELGKHDIDTLLIDDKHRLGGKLVLQTHKFFGSEEDSNAGTRGHDIGELLAAEVEKQSSVKIWLNSTALFVFSDKKVGILKDGIYKIVSPKRILNAAGAREKFLRFPGNNLARIYGAGAFQTLVNRDLIRPTDRLFIIGGGNVGLIAGYHALQAGIEVVGLAEAMPECGGYKVHADKLKRLGVPIYTSHSILCANGGETVEGITIAEVDKQFKALPGTEMSFSCDTILIAVGLDSLSEFTIEAEQAGIPVYSAGDALEIAEASSAMFNGKISGLKIAQDALSGIKEIEDVPQDWYAKADILKSHPGIVKGYQNHPGEEGVFPIIHCLQEIPCNPCTTVCPTNSIATEDGGLMAVPLYQGSCIGCFKCLLICPGLAITLVDYRKDSANPTVTIPYEVSNIPALKGDMIDLVDIEGNSFGKYEVSAVLDIKAQHTQLIKVSVPSAIAKPVASFRIQKESVSLALPETILPDKLMDDAMICLCERVSVGQVRNLINKGITDLNQIKAVTRAGMGPCGAKTCETLIKGLLREEGVPTENVVPNTKRPVFIEVALDKFPDGE